CGGCACCCACCACCGCATATATGAAGAGCGCTCCCGGCCATCGAGGCCGGGAGCGCTCTTCAGGTTAAAGCAACCGTCGGACCACCTAGCCCTTGACGCCGCCCGCCGCAGCGAACCCGGTGCCGAGGCTGCGACCGAGCGCCAAATACAGCACGACGATCGGCGCGGAGTAGAAGATCGAGAACGCCGCGAGCTGGCCGTACGCCACCTGGCCGTACTGGGACGAGAACGTGTACAGGGTGACGGCTGCCGGGAGTTTCTCGGGGCTGAGCAAAAGCATGAACGGCACGAAGAAGTTGCCCCACATGCCCACGAACGTGAAAATCGTGGCGACGGCGAGGCCCGACTTCATGAGTGGAAGAACGACCGAGAGGATCGTGCGCACCACACCCGCGCCTTCCGTCCACGCGCTTTCCTCAATCTCGACGGGCACCGAATCGATGAACCCTTTCGTGAGGAAGATGGCGTAGGGAAGGGACGACGTGGCAAGGAACAGAATCGCGGCGGGCATCGAGTCCACGAGATTGACCTGCACAAACATCGAATACACGGGGATCATAATCGCCGTGATCGGCAGACCAGTGGAGAACAGGATGCCCATGAGAAGTGGGCGGCGGGC
The window above is part of the Dermabacter vaginalis genome. Proteins encoded here:
- a CDS encoding carbohydrate ABC transporter permease; this encodes MTTAAPTKTRAQNDRLDKPHTARGRLASVLSSIVIALISVSFAIPILWVVLASFDTEATLAVKAPKNWSLGNYQAIWNEQTTFRPLLNSLVLCGFATIITMTVAVLCAYAFSRYRFRARRPLLMGILFSTGLPITAIMIPVYSMFVQVNLVDSMPAAILFLATSSLPYAIFLTKGFIDSVPVEIEESAWTEGAGVVRTILSVVLPLMKSGLAVATIFTFVGMWGNFFVPFMLLLSPEKLPAAVTLYTFSSQYGQVAYGQLAAFSIFYSAPIVVLYLALGRSLGTGFAAAGGVKG